The Syngnathus scovelli strain Florida chromosome 19, RoL_Ssco_1.2, whole genome shotgun sequence region AAGAAGCTTCTCCCTCTCCAGCATCTCCAGGATGAGTTTGCCCCACTCCTCCTCCAAGTCGTTGGGATGGAGGCCCTGAGGAAGCTTCACGCGGCCAAACTCCATCCACACCTTGTGACGCACACAAGTGTGACGAGGTCATTGTGTGTTGACGATAACAACGGCGCGGCGAATAATTACCTCCAGAAGTTTATAGAGGTGTTCCACGTGACTTTTTTCCAGCTCTTTAGCGGGAATCTCCGTCTCCTTAAAGTGGACGTATTCGTTGTAAAGTGCCTGCAGGAACATGAGAGACTTTTTTTCAGTGACTGGCTGAGGAAaggtaccacaaaaaaaaaaaacatggcttcACCTTGAGTTCTACTGGGTTCTGTGGAAAGTTCCTGTTGGCCATGATGGCCGTTTGCTGGCGGCTCCATTGGAGCAGAGACAAGAACTTGGACTGATACTCGGACCAGCGCTGATCCACTTCCTGAAACGTTCAAAATAAGAACATTTGAGTGATGTGGCGGTATGACAAAAAGGCAAATAAATGACATCAATTGGGTCATACGTGTGCGGCAATGCCCTCGCCTCCCTCTGGGATTTTGGGGAAGGCGTCATAGATGGACGAGACGTACGTGATGACCGACTTCTCATCTGGGGACGGAACATCTacgtctggggaaaaaaaaatagtattatatattattaaaataattacaatttaaaaacattCATCCACTAATAgaaaactagagaaaaaaatctGAGCTTTTGAACTGCGACATAATAGATAATTCACTGTGCAACTGAGGAGTTCCTCctccaaagtcaaaagtcacggCAGTTAATAAAACTCCGTCCAGCGTGGCGTgtgaaatgtttcctcaccctcgGCGTCCAGCAGTCTGGTCACCCCTAGCGACTCGGCAATCTCAAAGGCCTGCTCGAGGTTCTCACGGTTGCTCTGCTGTGCCACCGCCTCCATGTTGATCAGGTCGGGTCTTGTTAGGGAggataattatttaaaaaaaaaaaaaaaaatatgcagctgGGATTCCCAATTAACTAACCTGTATCTGTGCAGCAGAGCATTGAACATGCGTCCGTCGCTCCACGAAGAGGTGAAGTTGACACAGCGGAGGCCCGGGTAGCCTTCGGTGGCCTGCTGGCTCCATAGCAGCAGCTTCTCCTTGGCGGTGAGGTCGCCCGACTCGCCGCACACGTAGATCTCGGAAATCTGCGTCGGAATACAAAAGGAAACGCCCCCCAAAATCAGCCCGACCATTTTGTTAGAACCTGGAACCTTCAGTAAAATATCCTGTGTGGTTGCCATGGGAACAGACTTCACTATCTATTTCGCCAACTCAAATGGATTATTCCAACAGCTCATGGCGGCCATGACTCTCAAAGTCAACGAGTTGAGCTTAGCGTGCCGAAGCGGTTTCATTTCACCCTCATCATCATTCCAAGGCCACATCAGATCAAGagaatattttgaaatgtgTGCAGGCACAGCAGTGACTCAGCAAAGTGCACCTAGCATCAACCTGGCAGCTATGCGGCACATTTCTGCATCACCCTGATGGCGGCAGAGAAGCTTTGAATGAATATTTATGGGCTCCTAACAGTCATTTCAATCCAAACACAAATAAAGAGCAAGGAAGTAAAAAAAGGCAAGCTGCTCTGTGTCGCCTTGATTAGACTCTTGGGACAGAGGCAGGAAACACAAGGCCACTGTGCCTGATAACATGCAGACAAGGCATCATTAGAAGCCCAATGATAGCGACATGTTGGAGGCACCAACAGTCGCCCACTCACATGcctgacaaaaaaagcaaaatgcttAAGTGCAGCAAATAAATCCGAATTAGGAGGATAACCCCTGCTGGTTCCTTCAAGAACCAGTTTTTGAGATCTGGGCTGACCTGTGGCAGTTGTCTAGCGGCAGCCCGTTGCTGCAGCGCCGtctctgccgccgccgccgcgtccaGTCTTTCCGCCGAGCTAGCGCTTAGCAACATCTGCCAGTCCCCACGGCTGGGAGTGGTGACAGCCGTTTCTGGCGAGGTCAGCGGGAGGTCGCTGGCGTAGCCCGACTCCAAGAGAGAGTATCTCTCCTGCGCTCGACTCGGCGTGTCTAAGCTAAGTCCTTCAGCGGCGGCCAGGTTGTCCGCCATCCATATTTGGTCGAAGGCCTCATCTTGCGTGTCTCCTTCATCCTCCGACAGGTGGACTTTGAGAATAGGTCCTGCAACCGGGAAAGGAGCAGGAGCCTCTTTGTGGATTTCCACTTCACGGTCACTTTGGGCCCTCCATGCCGGAGAGCCATAATCACTGGGGTACACGGTCTGCACCACGCAGAGCTTCCCATCCACCTCTCGGATGTGGACCACACCGTTGTGCTCTCCCAAAGAAGGCATCGTCTCGACTTGCCGTCGTTGAATCCTTTCAGGCAGCGTCCTCTCACTCTTCGCTTTCTCTTCTTCAAGCACGGAAGGTTTCTCCAGGACGCCGTGGACTTTCTCTCGAACACGGCAGAGCCTCCCCCCTCCTGGGGTGGCGCTGCCGGACAGAGTTGCTGCGGTGGCGGTGGTTTGGCCTGGGATGCTGGAGACGTCCACGATGGCACTGGCGGCATCTTCCTCGCCGGGGAGGCAGAAAATTCCTCTCCAGCCCGGACTGAGTTTGGGACTACGCTGAGCTTGGGGAAGGCCACCAGAGGGAGAATACGCAGATACGGGCGAAAGCATCCTGGAATGTTCCAACATTAGAGGAGAGTCCAAAGTTCCTTGAAAAGAAGTCTTCGTCTCGACGGCATCTTGGACATCGACTTTCCTGTTTTTGCGTCCCTTGCGCCTCCGCCTGAAACGTAATCGCTTCTTGGATGACAGCGGAGGCTCTCCGACAAGTTCAGAGTCTGGCGGAGGCCTGACGCAACCCATGGAGTTCCCCATCTTCTCGTCTTGAGTCCCGAATGGAAAAGCATATAGGAGCTGACAAACAATATGGATCCGCGCTCCGAGATGGAACCTTCCTCAGCCGATAAATGATTCAGTGGCCgcttcacccccaccctgccgcATCTTACGTGGTCATCTTGTGAGAGTGCCTGCACTCTCAAGCCGCAGTCAGAGAATCAGCACGCACATAGCACCTgccctatttttatttttttttcaattccccAGAAGACTTCTGTGAGGGTTCAAGGACGCGGGGGCACACCAGAAACAGGAAAATCCGCGTGGCTTTGAGTGAGTGATAGGTCATCCCTGGTGGGGTTCCGATCCGGAGGAGGTATTAAAAGGAGATGCGGTGGATGTGGATGTGTAGTGAATGAAAGCTCCGCTTTCCGAGCCGTGCACGGCGTCCCGATTGGTTGTGAGGGAAACACACCGAGCGCGGCCGACCAATGCAAAAACAGGATGCTGCCGGGCTCGGCCAATCGTCTCGCAGATTGCTGGCCGGTTGGCATCAGCGTGAGCTGCTGGTCTTGCAGACTTCAAAACATAACGGCGACTAATTCCCGGCAGGCATGGATGGCATCATGTGGAAATCCTTTCTGCTTGCACGTTGTTTCCCGGTCGACACCAGCTGTGGAGAAATGAGCGAGCGTGCCCGACTTCTTCTTCGATCTCGAGACTGACGTCAGCCACGTCGAGGAGTTTCATTCATTGATGCCAGCCGGCCGTAAAGCTTTTGTCAGCGTGCCAGCTTGAGCCTCCATCAGGTGGCGCAGTGCGACGGACGGCACAACAAATCCAGAGTTTGCGCAAGGACCACCAGCCTCGATCTGTCCTTGCCCCCCCGGAGGGGAGCTTTAGCTCTGCTAGCAGATCCCCCTGCTCCTGAGATCATCAGTTGACGCTAAGGTCTGATCTGGATATTTAGCATCTGCTGAAAGTTGACTCGGTTAATAGGGCGTCTCCTCCTCGAGACGAGCGACGGTGTCACTGCTTCTCGGCCTCCCCCTCGCCCGGTTCACGACGTCTGCCTGCTttctccctcgctcgctcgttcgctcgctcgtcagcagaggaaaagcttttttatctcccggctgctgctgcagctttcATTCTcgctctctcctcctcctctgtcaCTTTCTCACATAGAAAgcaaccctccctccctcttgctCACTCACAcgactctcctcctcctcctccttttccacTTCCTTGTTGCTGCTCTCTCGCTTGTTAACCATCCACACGCTGGAGCCGATCGCTACGTTGACAGCCTCTGTGCTAGCATGAAACAGTAACATTCAACACGTGACACGTTGCATCACTAAGAGGATTAGCAGTGCCGCCGTGACATTTTTTGGCCACGCTGAATAAAAACAACCCGTCAAAAAGCACCAAAAGCATCACAGAGgtgtcctcatttttttttaacctgattCTTAAGTGGAATACGACAAGCGTCAGCTATGACCCACGTTTTTATAATTAGCTCACACAAGTACTGTTCATACTTTCCATGATCGGAATGTCAAGTAAGGTCCAAGCCACAAGCTGGcctccctccacacacacacacacacacacacacacacatagatgtGCTGAGTCACGGCCATGCCGCTGCTTTGCCAGCACGTTTCTGCAGCAACCCGGCCGCCACTGTCACCTTCACGCTTTGAATATCTGGACAGTGAGGCCGTTGAGGAGCTTCGGGACCCGACTACAACCATCAGGGGAATGCCGGCTCCCTCTTGTGGTATGCAAAACTACACTTCTGTTATATTTAATGCGCCGTGGCaattcatcacaaaaatcataagTGACCATTATGATAAAAACATGAGCCATAATGAAGCACCAGCTAATAAATTGCGCAGGAACAGGAAGGAAAAGCTGGAACAGACCTGGAAGTGGAGAATGATGGTCCAGATGAGACCCAGCGTGAGTTTGGGGTTCCCGTCGGTGATGTCATCATTTCTGATGTTGACAAGTTTGACCTGGAAGCAGGAAAGCGTCCgtcgttaaaaaacaaaacaaaaataaaatgcttaAAGACGTGAGGAGGAGAAGACAACGTACTTGTCTTTGCTTTAGGAAGTCCAGAGCTATTTGGACATTCTGCAGCCGATGGAATCTCATGCGGCCCTTCTCTCTGGGCtggaacacacacacggacaagaATAATGAGACGACGAAATAACTGAACTGTTGTAgcgtgcaaaaaaataaataaatctgaattCGATTGCCGGTGCACGTGTAAAGACATGCGGACTGCAAAAAAGGGATTAGAAGGTGACGAAAAGGGAATTTCACGCAAGATTAGTGAGAACTTTCCATACCCAGCTTGAATATTATTTCATTACCGTACTTCAGTTTGTGCTTTAAAATGTTGAATTATGTGAAGCACATCAAATCTATAATAAGTTTTATTTCCTTGAGGCATTCCTTTGTGCTGTTATCCACACTCATGCAGCCCCATTGCGCCACCTAGAGGGCGGCAGGGGGCAATCGGGCACCTACTCCCTGAgctcctccttcctcctcctcattatcatcatcaccgTCCTCCACCACGAGCAGGATGAGAGGAGGCGCACGCGAGGGGCACGCCCTTTTCAGGAAGGGGGTGCTTCTGGGTTGCTATGGTAACggtggaaggagggagggagggagggagggagggatgaaaAGAAAAGGAGGCCATGAAGATGAGTGAAGGAACAATTGATTGGGACGCAGATGGCGGTTCTGACGTCAGCATCGTCTTGACAGCGAGGAGGCGTGACAAGGAGAGTCACCTGACCGCGGATGAGAGCTTGAGGCAGTGCGAGAGTCGGAGAGCGTGAGAGTGAATGGGAAGAGTACGATTTGATCCCTACCAGGGTGACGCCAGAGAGAACCTCCAGCAAGGAGATGAGGTTGTGTCCATCTCTCAGGTCCTCGTAGAGGTCGCTGATATGTTTCCTCACCTGCGGGATCGAGAGCACAGCAATAGTGAGGATGTTGGAAATCCCAACCCATTTATCCTTAAGAGTCGATTTAATTGGCAAAGTCCCAAAGGCACCTCTGCCAACGCATATGTGGGGCGGTCGAGGACGGTCGGCATGGCGACGAGAAGCTGGCGAGAGCCGGCTTAGCGGAAGCACGTCGCGGAAAATACAAACAAGGACGAGAGTCAAGGATGCGTCCGTCTGTGTCGCTACGACTTTTCTGCCTGGGTGAAGTTCAGTGGCACTTCACTAAATTGGGGGGATGCTGCAGTACCACATATCACCACAAGAGGGTGACGAGCCTGCCCATTCCACACAACCATATGAACTTGTAAATCAGGGCGATTTAACTGGGTTGTTGATAACAAGGTGAAAGGAATTTTATAGTGAGGACTGACAGCTTGTGACTGGAACATTCGCTGCAGCTAACAAGAGCCGGACGCCTTTTAAGACGTGTCACTGACATGCTAACGGATGCAACCACCTCTTTGTGCAAATGTGACTTGGATGCCTGTAGGCACTTTTATTAGTTCTAATTAGCCACTCTACTTTGAAGCTGTTCTGCTGAAACACAACTTCCTTATCTActgcattggtgtgtgtgtgtgtgtgtgtgtgtgtgtgtgtgtgtgtgtgtgtgtgtgtgtgtgtgtgtgtgtgtgtgcgcacacaccaACAAAAATAGCTGAGTGTGTACACTAGACACACGTGCACCTGTGCGTGCAGATGAAATATTAAACTCAAGGTTTGCAATGTCCTGAGCAAACTGGCGAGGATGATGTCACTCAAAAATAAGCTAACGGTCCAATCAGTAGCTAATAAACACCACTAGGGGGCGTGTTTGCATTTACAAGGTGCTACTCCAGTATTAGCCATttttaagtatatataccgtattttccggactataaggcgcacctaaaaaccaaacattttctcaaaagccgacagtgcgtatagtccggtgcgccttatatatggaccaaattcttaaatttaaactggcccgaagcattgtgtcataaaatcaatcataagtggcccactgaagactatgaatcatgaatcaaaaagactatggatcattattttgtgattagaatgtaatttgttgcatctgaaattgaaatgaaaaagatcaaatggagaataatttgatttggattaaaattctgacatgatgcattaatggtgagccttatagtccggtgcgccttatgtaaggacaaagttttaaaatgggccattcattgaaggtgtgccttatagtccggaaaatacggtatctttttttttttttttatgcatggtATCCCAGCACGCAGCCCAAATGCTGTTTAGTGATCCGTGACCTACATTTGCATACTGGCCGGTATCGAGTTTCATGTGCCAGCGGTGGCTGTCAGCGCAGTTGCCTCACAGTTACGAGGTTGTACTGACGTCTCTGTCCTCAGTCGTGTGACACGGACGTCCCGCATTCCATTCCTGGCGACCGCTGTTTGTGCGCAGATTACAAAGCCGCCCAGTGCACTTCACAGCTGCGACACAAACGGCTACCGGCTGTCGGTAACATTGAATCCGAAGAAAAGAACCCGTACGGTGGTGACTGTATTTAATCATGTGTTTTATCAAATAAGAAAAATTATACGCTATAAAATTGAAATCAGCTGATTATAAATTCATTGCTTCATCAAATTGTAATGTAAAGAACTGGACGTCGTTTTTGCATCAATTCAACGcgcattgtgctgctccttccaATGTaagccactagggggcagtgtaACACAGACAAACAGATATAACCTAGCAACCGAATTTCTTGACACCATTGCACTACTTTTATATATGAAATGGCGCCTTGGGGTGTTTTAAGAGCACCGGTAATGCGTGAATAGTGAACGACAATTGTGTAAGAATGCCGGTACCTTGATGAGATGCTTGTTGACCCACTTTGTGAACGTCTTCTTCTGAACTCTGTCGCGCTCGTCTGcagggaatcgagaaagaggagAGTTAGCGATGTGAGCCCGAAATACACTCACTTTCATTATGATCGTGCTGGAtttcccctcacacacacaactttTCCAGTAAATTGGCAGAGATTGGGAAGAGCCTTCATTGTGGCTAATAGACAACAATTGTTTTTGTTCACACACTTGAGTGGCACATTGTAGTGTTTGTGCTGCAAAGTGGCAAAAGGTCATGACCACAACATGAGGTCCATTAGCGACCGCTAATAAATCAATCAGCTTTAAAGCCGGGAGGATGTTGAATGAAGCAGGATAGATATCTCAAATGTATATAAGTCAAGCAGGAAGGCAGCGCCATCTTTTTTCAACAGGCACTTGCGTCATAGTTTCACGACACTGCAACACGCCTTGCTTCCCAAACCTGCTGTCCGGGTGTTTCAGCTGAGAGCAAATATGCTTTCCGTCACTTTTatgtctcactcacacactcgcacacactaaGTGGATGACTGTATCATACGagataattgtgtgtgtgctgcatCGCGATTTGGAGGTAACTGTCACACATTGGCACTTATTGGGGATACAATGGGGCGAGTCTTgttgacatgcacacacaaacctctgtcaaatacacattggttctcacacacacacacaccctcctaaacacacacacacacactgacctgCACAGCACATGCGCGAGTACAGGTGGGCGTTGAGGCAAGACTCATTCCTGTAATCAGGCCACATAGTCTCCAAAAGAGTGTCCACGAGACGTGCTAATCCTTAGCCGCCACCCGCTAAGTCCCAATCAGCCGTCCTCTCCCGCCATATCACCTCGGCCGGTCGCTCGCTTCTGCACTCTCCACACGTGTTGTGTCAGGATGCCTCGTCTCCCTAAGCCCCGCCTCTTAGCTCGATGACTTCACTTCCCCCGCCTTGTGCAGAGATCAGCTGGCCGAGGCTCTACGGGGCACTTCCTCATCTTCTCGCCTCACTCTGCCATGCTAACCAAGTTCTATTTTTACACCGGCTTCCACCCTTTTGAGTCTCTAGTGCTTTCAGGCTCGTTTCCATCGTCAAGGCCAGTCAGCCAAGTCTGTAATTGTTCCTGATTTGAGATGCCGGCATCCAATCACAATCCTTACAACGCAGAAGCTCCGCCTCACTTGGCTCCTCGCATCCTGCCCGGAGAAAAATGTTGCTGTGTCATGTTAGGAGCCAAGCGGGAGGGAGAGAGGCGGCAGCAAAGAGGATGCTGAGTCAAATTCTTCAAAGTCCACTTAAGGCAAAAGAGAAAGCGACATCAAATGGTGGCTCTCATGCGCAGATTAAAATATCAAAGGCTTTTTCCTCCTCTGGGGGACTCCCATCTCTTTCTTTCCGGCTTCCGGTCTGGCATCAACTTGACATGAAGCAGACTCACACCAGAGCAACTCAGATTAGTGCTACTCTCGCTCTAATCTCCCTCGCTCACCCTTCCTTCTCCTGGCATCGTGGCATCCTCTCCTTTTCAGTTTCACTCTGTTTAATTGTCAGTCTTTAATcccacatggacctgaagagcaAGCCACCCACATACTGTCCATACCACTAAGCAGCAGCCTACAATTAGCTTGTCAACAGATGAGCGTGCAGCGTACCGCCCTCGTGTGGCCGtttgaaagaaacattttagatttttttcacAAGATTATATTCTAATCGATTTATGAACTCACAGGATATTACATTAGGTCAAGCAAATGATTTAAATTGCTCTCACGAGTCACTTGGTGTTCCTCCTCGCCCTCAAGGACcataacattaggt contains the following coding sequences:
- the LOC125986570 gene encoding uncharacterized protein — its product is MGNSMGCVRPPPDSELVGEPPLSSKKRLRFRRRRKGRKNRKVDVQDAVETKTSFQGTLDSPLMLEHSRMLSPVSAYSPSGGLPQAQRSPKLSPGWRGIFCLPGEEDAASAIVDVSSIPGQTTATAATLSGSATPGGGRLCRVREKVHGVLEKPSVLEEEKAKSERTLPERIQRRQVETMPSLGEHNGVVHIREVDGKLCVVQTVYPSDYGSPAWRAQSDREVEIHKEAPAPFPVAGPILKVHLSEDEGDTQDEAFDQIWMADNLAAAEGLSLDTPSRAQERYSLLESGYASDLPLTSPETAVTTPSRGDWQMLLSASSAERLDAAAAAETALQQRAAARQLPQVSPDLKNWFLKEPAGVILLIRIYLLHLSILLFLSGM